GAAATCTCCTTGGTCAATAGTAACGTTTCTAACGTTGGCATAACTGGCAGTTACTCCGGTCACCGAAGTATTAGTGTTAGCCCCTTTAGTAATAACTTGATAGCGTCCGCTTACGGTAGGAGCAATATCGACTACCGTATTAATTTCTGTGCGGATGGCTTCAACATCACTTAAGGTCAAACTATTAGCCCCTCCTCGCCCACCTCTGGCCTGGGAACCAAAGGTTCTTTGAAAACCTGGCGTTACCAAAATTAAATTAGACCCTAAAGACTGGATACCGCTTTGGATAGTATTACTAGCCCCCTGCCCTACTGAAATCATGGCAATAACAGAAGCTATGCCAATAACAATTCCAAGGACAGTCAAGCCGGAACGCATTTTGTTGCTTTTAATGGCAGTGAAAGCCTCTGCAAAAATATCGCTGAAAGTCATATTCTAAGCAAAAATGAGATTAGTATTGATAGCATCAGAAGTAATAGCACCATCCTGGATAGTAATAATGCGTTTGGCATGAGCAGCGATATGACTGTCGTGAGTAATAAGAATGATAGTACGGTGATGTTTTTGATTAAGGTCCTGCAGGGTTTTAAGGACTACTTCGCCTGTATGGGAATCCAAATTGCCAGTGGGTTCATCCGCTAGAATTAAACTGGGGTTATTAACTAGTGACCTGGCTATAGCCACTCTTTGCATCTGCCCTCCAGATAGTTGGTTGGAATAATGGGAAAAACGATTTTCATCAAAACCAACTTTATTTAAGCTTTCTTTAGCAATAGCCAGTCTTTGAGCACGAGGAACTTGAGTATACATTAATGGCAACATTACATTCTGGAGAGCGGTGACACGAGGCAATAAATTAAAAGATTGAAAAACAAAGCCTATCTTTTTTTTACGAATATCGGCCAATTCATTATCTGATAGTAAAGAAACATTTTTACCATCAAGCCAATATTCTCCGCTAGTAGGTGTATCTAGAGCGCCGAGAATATGCATCAAAGTAGATTTACCAGAACCAGATGGTCCGATAATTGCCACAAATTCCCCATCTTGTACTTGAAAAGAAATATCTTTCAAAGCTACAGTTTCTATATCGTCGTGACTATAAATTTTGCCTATATGAATGCAATCAATCATAGTAATATATTTATCTGGATATTCCACCGCCCATGGGAGCCGCGCCAAGACCTGCTCCTAAACTGCCAAAATTATTCCTAAGGCTGGAACTGGTCCGAGAATTATTGCCCAAGTAGTTTGGTATAGTTGTTTTGGTAGTGCTATTCGCATTCACAGTTTTAATAACTACTAGGTCGCCTTCTTTAAGACCACTTTTAATTTCCGTTACAGTGTCATTGCTAGAGCCCGTCTGCACCATTTGCCTTTTTGGTTTGACAGTAGTAGTCATAACATTTCCTTTGACATCAATATTGGCATCAGCAGCTACTTCCACATAATAAGACCCAGTAGAACCGCTTTTAAGGGCCGCATTAGGAATCAAAAGCGTTTCCGCTTTATTTTCGACAGTAATGGTCACATTGGCGCTCATACCTGGCTTAACACGCTCATCGTCTTGCTCTAAGGTCACGGTCACCCCATAAGAAACTACTCCCGAGCTTACACTGCCTAAATTATCCACTTTGGAGACTTTACCCGGAAGGGTTAGTCCATCGATAGCATCAAAAGTTACGCTGGCTGTTTGGTTAACGCTAATTTTAGTGGCATCAATTTCGTTTACATCTAGAGTGACTGTTTTGTTTTTGGTTACTAAAGTAGCGACCACGTCGCCAGAGTTAACTGGATGGGCAATTTTAGCATCTATTTTGGCTATCACGCCGTCAAAAGGTGCACGCACAAAGCAATCATTATAATTTGTTTGCGCTTGCGCTAAGGCCAATTGGAGGCTTTGAAGGTCTAAAGGACTAGTATCGTTTTCAAGCGCCTGAGTTTTTTCTATGATAGTGCGATTAGCATTGTCTATGTTCATTTGAATATTATCGATAGAGCTACGACTAGCATCTAAAGTCTGTAAGTAAGCGCTAGCTTGGTTTATCCAAGTATTCAAATTATTCTGCGTAGTTACTGCCGCCTGAGAGGCCAAAAGGTCGCTCTGGTCATAGGCAATATGGTCTGTGGCATTTTTTGCTTCCTTTAAGGCAGAGACAAGGTTTTGAGTGCTGCTATAAGCGCTATCAAGCAATTGTTTCAAGGAGGCGTAATCGCTGTTACGGTTCAATAAGCGATAATTTTGAAACATCGCCGTATATTGGGCACGGGCGGAATCAAAATCTCTGCCAGCAGTGCGAACATAATCACGAGTAGTTTCATCCTGGCTATAAATACGCTGGTCAGAAAGGAAGCCATTGGCGCTATAAAAAACATCATTAAGAGAGGAAATAATAGCAGGAGTACCCACTGTCACATTGCCCACAGCGTCATAAGCGCTTTGGTAGGCATCATGCAAGTCAGTGGCTAATTGAGCTTGATTATCTTGGCTGCTTTTTAAAGCATTTTGCAGTTGAGTTTGAGATAAGGGATTAGTCTGTTGCCATTTGGCTAAATTCAGCTGAGCGCTTTGCAGGTTATAGTATGCTTGTGTACAGGCAATCTTAGCAATAGTAGCCCCGCTCTTCACTGTATCCCCTTCCGCCACATAAATATTAGTGATATCGCCAGAAGCCTTAGCCTTTAAATCTAGTTGGTCAGATAATTCAACCTGACCAGTATCGGTTATGGTGTTAATGAATGGTCCTTTAGTAACCTTGGCCAAAGTATAAACATTAGACACTTGTTTACTTTTAACTAGCTTCACAACAAAATAACTGCCAACAAGAAGAATGACTACTAGGATGCCGATGGCTAATAACTTATGGGTTTTTATCCATTGGGACAACTTTAAAAAGCGCGAATGCCACATAAAATCGTATATTTAAAATAATAATAAATCAATTATTGAGGTAAAATGCGCACAAAAATAGCCTTAATTTGACCAGTAGGAGTAGCAGTTCCAATAATAACAGCCGGGTCATTAATATGTAAATCAGTCCAAGTCAACGGTCGCCCCATCTTCACAAAGGTTGTATTTTCATCGGTTACAATAATAAGTTCTAGGTTGTCTCCGCTTTGTAAAACAAAACTCTTGTCTGGATTAATCTGAATAATGCGGCCAAAGGTACCATGGCTATTAATGCTCATCGGTCCCTGTGTTTGCCATTTGTCTGTAGAAACATTTGGAGAACCGGCAAAATTCTGCTGGTAGGCTGTTAGCCAATGACAAGCGAAACGAGCAGAATTGCGACCAATACTAACACCTAAATTAAACACCAGCAACAAAACCAAGCCAGTCAATATCCATTTAGGCCATCTGGGCGATGGGGGTGACGATACTGGCAAATCCCCGCTATGGTTAACGGGTTGATTTATATTGTCTAAGTTTTCGCTATTTTCTTTCATGAAAATGAATATTTCAAATTTTTTGCCACTGTTTGACCCTAAATAAATAGAAAGCAGCTATCACTATACCAATTAGGCATAATAGTAACTCGCTGATAATGTAACTAGGGGCTGATTCTAAGATAGCTAACAAGGCATAACTTCTAGTAGTCCAATTTGTATAAGCAAGACTGCTAGCGCTTTGGATAAAATAGAATATGCCCGTAGAAGGCAATTGTTTTAAAAACTGAAATCCGCTAGTCACAAGACCACCTAAGCTAATAACCAAGAGGCTTAAAACACATAAGCGCGTATAAAAACGTTGGCGACGGCTTCGCTTTTTCACTTCATTTAGAATAGCCGCAAGCAAAGCGGCTGGGGGGTCAAGATTATATTTTTTGATTACCGCATTCATTGTATTTTGAGTCATCGCAAAACTTGGCTATTTCCTTACATATAATACGCTCCCTAACGCTTAAAAGGTGCAAATTATTGTGGCCAAAGATGCCGCAAAATTAAAATAGCGCGTCGATACTGACTTTTGACAGTATTTAAAGGTAGTTGATTAAGACGGGCTATGTCTTGCAAACTTTGACCATCTGCGTAGGCCTTAAGAACAGTTTGGTATTTTTCTGGTAACTGCCCTAGCAATTCTTCTAGAGTGCTCAAGTCATTGAGTTTTTCTAGAAACAGGTCTGGCATTTCATCTAAACGTTGTAAAATTTCCTCTTGCTTGTTATCAGCTGAAATTGCATCAAAAGACAGGTCTCGACGCCTGTATTGTTTTCTTAGCCAATCGTTTAATACATTTTTAGCGATTCGGAAAAGCCAGGCTTTAAAACTTTTTTGCTGGTCAAACGAGGGT
This DNA window, taken from Candidatus Paceibacterota bacterium, encodes the following:
- a CDS encoding ABC transporter ATP-binding protein, with the translated sequence MIDCIHIGKIYSHDDIETVALKDISFQVQDGEFVAIIGPSGSGKSTLMHILGALDTPTSGEYWLDGKNVSLLSDNELADIRKKKIGFVFQSFNLLPRVTALQNVMLPLMYTQVPRAQRLAIAKESLNKVGFDENRFSHYSNQLSGGQMQRVAIARSLVNNPSLILADEPTGNLDSHTGEVVLKTLQDLNQKHHRTIILITHDSHIAAHAKRIITIQDGAITSDAINTNLIFA
- a CDS encoding HlyD family efflux transporter periplasmic adaptor subunit: MWHSRFLKLSQWIKTHKLLAIGILVVILLVGSYFVVKLVKSKQVSNVYTLAKVTKGPFINTITDTGQVELSDQLDLKAKASGDITNIYVAEGDTVKSGATIAKIACTQAYYNLQSAQLNLAKWQQTNPLSQTQLQNALKSSQDNQAQLATDLHDAYQSAYDAVGNVTVGTPAIISSLNDVFYSANGFLSDQRIYSQDETTRDYVRTAGRDFDSARAQYTAMFQNYRLLNRNSDYASLKQLLDSAYSSTQNLVSALKEAKNATDHIAYDQSDLLASQAAVTTQNNLNTWINQASAYLQTLDASRSSIDNIQMNIDNANRTIIEKTQALENDTSPLDLQSLQLALAQAQTNYNDCFVRAPFDGVIAKIDAKIAHPVNSGDVVATLVTKNKTVTLDVNEIDATKISVNQTASVTFDAIDGLTLPGKVSKVDNLGSVSSGVVSYGVTVTLEQDDERVKPGMSANVTITVENKAETLLIPNAALKSGSTGSYYVEVAADANIDVKGNVMTTTVKPKRQMVQTGSSNDTVTEIKSGLKEGDLVVIKTVNANSTTKTTIPNYLGNNSRTSSSLRNNFGSLGAGLGAAPMGGGISR
- a CDS encoding sigma-70 family RNA polymerase sigma factor, producing MPLEPPSDSNLIAGYLNGQDDFLEILIQRYLKLIYNFIYAHTGDEAVASDLTQETFVKVWQHLPSFDQQKSFKAWLFRIAKNVLNDWLRKQYRRRDLSFDAISADNKQEEILQRLDEMPDLFLEKLNDLSTLEELLGQLPEKYQTVLKAYADGQSLQDIARLNQLPLNTVKSQYRRAILILRHLWPQ